Proteins co-encoded in one Prunus persica cultivar Lovell chromosome G6, Prunus_persica_NCBIv2, whole genome shotgun sequence genomic window:
- the LOC109949608 gene encoding uncharacterized protein LOC109949608 yields MDTVGILVCYNGSWVKKDNIESYEGGEAKGIIVSRNVTFSELVERIYKIIDAEPTKYSVTLKYSVPVSASVSKHIMVEDNDDVQYFLKYNTDVMASKVTPLVASLKNIEGHGIEGCNGIVSVESSNAPATFVVERRNVVISHNEPENGGNGFNWSDWVEEVHFESGENIVADLYQPSNEEEPYSAPIVHPPEDSNAEPSTVQCRQAQSEPPRQSSSSEMHTIWVDSKHGESVEYIGYGGGLSCINWEANLKVGRVYPNKIALLKTISLAAIRGHFRFRTVQSGKRRFCVRCWQVPCPWKLRAYKVGLHEFKVVKYDPLHECDLRFVSSHHPQATAELVSDCVKWRFQDSRSIYTAADIKTDVKKKFGVSISYSTAWRSRELAFKTMRGSAEESYSLLPSYCYELERTNPGTLTYIQTDAADHFLYFFMSIGACIRGFKSSMRPVIAVDATHLKCKYKGVLFVATAFDGNHNIYPVAFGIGDLETDAAWEWFLRKLHCAIGDCSNLVVISDRNVSIQHGLRRVFPGASHGICFYHLKGNMKASFHLKQWDPILGYFVRVAKSYRLAEFNRHFSMINNERVRTYLLRAGVQKWSRAHCDGRRYNVMTTNIVESINSVLRFARMLPKLRKRLEAASRMNVVKINDVEYNVLDGDLNGLVHLANRSCTCKKFDLEQLSCKHAIAVCRSVANARVPSKERTPGKKNAQVVQFVPQLSSTVKFMNRFGDAAGMEVRQLNGHVKHMEQGNKFLAMRAYY; encoded by the exons ATGGATACAGTTGGAATTTTGGTATGCTACAATGGAAGTTGGGTTAAGAAGGATAACATTGAGAGTTATGAAGGTGGGGAGGCTAAAGGCATAATAGTGTCACGGAACGTAACGTTTTCCGAACTTGTTGAACGCATTTATAAGATCATAGATGCAGAGCCCACGAAATATAGTGTCACATTGAAGTATTCAGTTCCTGTATCCGCATCTGTCAGTAAGCACATAATGGTTGAAGACAATGATGATGTTCAGTATTTTCTCAAGTACAACACAGATGTTATGGCCTCTAAAGTAACCCCTTTAGTAGCAAGCTTGAAAAATATCGAAGGTCATGGTATTGAAGGGTGCAATGGCATTGTAAGCGTTGAGAGTAGCAATGCTCCTGCTACCTTTGTTGTGGAACGAAGAAATGTGGTAATTTCGCACAATGAACCTGAAAATGGtgggaatggttttaattgGAGTGATTGGGTTGaagaagttcattttgaaagcgGTGAAAACATAGTTGCTGATTTGTATCAACCTAGCAATGAAGAGGAACCGTACTCTGCACCAATTGTGCATCCTCCTGAGGACAGCAATGCAGAACCCTCCACTGTGCAGTGTAGACAGGCGCAATCTGAACCTCCCCGGCAATCAAGTTCGAGTGAAATGCATACAATTTGGGTTGATTCGAAGCATGGTGAGAGTGTGGAATATATTGGTTATGGTGGAGGCCTTTCGTGCATAAATTGGGAAGCAAATTTGAAGGTTGGCCGAGTTTATCCAAATAAGATTGCCCTTTTAAAAACCATCAGTTTAGCAGCAATTAGAGGCCACTTTCGGTTCAGAACAGTCCAATCTGGGAAGCGTCGATTTTGTGTTCGCTGTTGGCAGGTGCCTTGCCCTTGGAAACTTCGGGCATATAAAGTTGGATTACATGAGTTTAAGGTTGTTAAATACGATCCACTTCATGAATGTGATCTGAGGTTTGTAAGTAGTCACCATCCTCAAGCTACGGCCGAATTGGTGTCTGACTGTGTTAAATGGAGATTTCAGGATTCGCGCAGCATTTATACTGCAGCTGATATAAAGAcagatgtgaaaaaaaaatttggtgtcAGCATAAGCTACTCTACAGCTTGGAGAAGCCGAGAGTTAGCTTTCAAAACAATGAGAGGGTCTGCAGAAGAGTCGTATTCCCTTCTCCCTTCCTATTGTTATGAATTAGAGCGTACAAATCCGGGAACTTTGACATACATTCAGACTGATGCAGCCGACcacttcttatatttttttatgtcaatTGGTGCATGCATACGAGGATTTAAGTCGTCAATGCGGCCCGTGATTGCTGTTGATGCTACCCATTTGAAGTGCAAGTATAAaggtgttttgtttgttgcgaCAGCATTTGACGGAAATCACAACATATATCCTGTTGCCTTTGGGATTGGAGATTTGGAGACGGATGCAGCATGGGAgtggtttttgagaaaattacaTTGTGCAATTGGTGATTGCTCGAATCTTGTTGTCATATCTGATCGCAATGTTAGCATACAACATGGGTTGCGTAGAGTTTTTCCTGGGGCAAGCCATGGTATTTGCTTTTATCACTTGAAGGGCAATATGAAAGCCTCATTTCACTTGAAGCAATGGGATCCGATATTGGGGTATTTTGTAAGGGTAGCGAAGTCTTATCGTCTAGCGGAGTTCAATCGTCACTTCTCGATGATAAACAATGAGCGAGTGAGAACTTATCTACTACGTGCAGGCGTTCAGAAGTGGTCTCGGGCCCACTGTGATGGACGACGCTATAATGTGATGACAACGAATATTGTGGAGTCCATTAATTCAGTTCTTCGTTTTGCAAGGATGCTTCCG AAGTTAAGGAAGAGGTTAGAAGCTGCGTCAAGGATGAATGTGGTCAAAATCAATGATGTCGAGTATAATGTTCTGGATGGTGATTTGAACGGTCTGGTGCACTTGGCAAACCGTAGTTGTACGTGCAAGAAGTTTGACTTGGAGCAACTCTCGTGCAAGCATGCTATTGCG GTATGCCGGTCCGTCGCAAATGCAAGAGTACCTTCCAAGGAGAGGACTCCCGGCAAAAAAAATGCTCAAG TTGTTCAGTTTGTACCTCAGTTGTCATCAACTGTGAAGTTCATGAATAGGTTCGGTGATGCTGCAGGGATGGAAGTCCGTCAATTAAACGGTCATGTGAAGCATATGGAACAAGGTAACAAGTTCCTTGCAATGAGAGCCTATTATTAG
- the LOC18773884 gene encoding beta-glucosidase 12: MAMQLRSFLLGVLLLIGFAFTNSKADIRAPPTHFDTASLNRSSFPEGFIFGVGSGSYQYEGAANEGGRGPSIWDTFTHKYPEKINDSSNGDIAVDQYHRYKEDVGIMKNMGWDAYRFSISWSRLLPNGKLSGGVNKEGIKYYNNLINELLRNGLTPFVTLFHWDLPQTLEDEYGGFLSPHIVNHFQDYAELCYKEFGDRVKHWSTLNEPYTFSNFGYAIGSHAPGRCSTWQQLNCTGGDSSTEPYLVTHHLLLAHTAAVKLYKNKYQASQNGVIGITLVSHWFEPLSEEKENKNAALRALDFMFGWFVEPLTSGDYPQSMRSLVGSRLPKFTKEQSKLLIGSFDFLGLNYYAGYYASDAPQNNSAYASYTTDAGVNLSSERNGVPIGSKGASEWLNVYPQGIQDLLLYTKKKYHNPVIYITENGVDEFNDPKLSLAEALNDTHRIDYYNRHLHYVQSSIDNGVKVKGFFPWTLLDNFEWSSGYSVRFGITYVDYNDRLKRHPKLSAHWFKSFLKPY; this comes from the exons ATGGCAATGCAATTACGATCTTTTCTCTTAGGCGTGCTGCTACTAATTGGCTTTGCATTCACAAATAGCAAAGCAGATATTAGAGCTCCACCCACGCATTTTGACACCGCTTCTCTCAATAGGAGCAGTTTTCCAGAAGGGTTCATATTTGGCGTAGGTTCTGGATCTTACCAA TATGAAGGTGCTGCAAACGAAGGTGGTAGAGGACCAAGCATTTGGGATACCTTCACCCACAAATATCCAG AAAAGATTAATGATAGCAGTAATGGAGATATCGCTGTTGATCAGTATCACCGCTATAAG GAAGATGTGGGGATTATGAAGAATATGGGGTGGGATGCTTATAGATTTTCTATCTCGTGGTCAAGATTATTACCAA atGGAAAGTTAAGTGGAGGAGTGAACAAGGAAGGAATCAAATATTACAACAATCTCATCAATGAGCTCTTACGCAATG GTCTAACGCCATTTGTGACACTTTTCCATTGGGACCTTCCCCAAACTTTAGAAGACGAATATGGTGGTTTCTTAAGCCCTCATATTGT CAATCATTTTCAAGATTACGCAGAACTTTGTTATAAGGAATTTGGTGATCGAGTAAAGCATTGGAGCACACTGAATGAGCCATATACCTTTAGTAACTTTGGTTATGCAATCGGGTCTCATGCGCCGGGACGATGCTCCACTTGGCAGCAGCTAAACTGCACCGGGGGAGATTCATCTACTGAACCATATTTGGTAACACACCACCTGCTCCTTGCTCATACAGCTGCCgtaaaattatacaaaaataaataccaG GCATCTCAAAATGGAGTGATAGGGATAACACTGGTGTCACATTGGTTTGAGCCCCtatcagaagaaaaagaaaataaaaatgcagcATTACGAgctttggattttatgttcGGATG GTTTGTTGAACCATTGACAAGTGGTGACTATCCTCAAAGCATGCGATCTCTTGTCGGAAGCCGATTACCAAAATTCACGAAAGAACAATCCAAGTTGCTAATTGgttcatttgattttcttggactAAATTACTATGCTGGTTACTATGCAAGCGATGCACCTCAAAATAACTCTGCATACGCAAGCTACACAACAGATGCTGGAGTTAATCTTTCAT CTGAGCGTAACGGGGTCCCCATCGGTTCAAAG GGTGCTTCGGAATGGCTAAATGTTTATCCACAAGGAATTCAAGATCTTTTACTCtacacaaagaaaaagtatCACAATCCAGTCATTTACATTACTGAAAATG GTGTGGATGAGTTCAATGATCCGAAATTATCACTTGCCGAAGCCCTTAATGATACCCATAGAATTGACTACTACAATCGCCACCTTCATTATGTTCAAAGTTCTATTGA caATGGTGTCAAAGTGAAGGGATTCTTTCCGTGGACGTTGCTAGACAACTTTGAATGGAGTTCGGGATATAGTGTTCGATTTGGTATTACCTATGTGGATTACAACGATAGGCTTAAAAGGCACCCAAAACTCTCGGCACACTGGTTCAAAAGTTTCCTCAAGCCGTATTGA